The sequence CCCGCAGCACCTCGCCGTTGCGGACGTACCAGACGACGCCGTTGACGTCCCGCAGCCGGGTGATCCGCAGCCCGACCGCCTCCACGGTGCCGACGGCCTCGCCCAGGTCGACGACGTCACCCACCCCGTACTGGTCCTCCAGGATGATGCCGATCCCGGCGATGAAGTCCTTGACCAGGTTCTGGGCGCCGAAGCCGAGGGCGACGCCGACCACGCCCGCGCTGGCCAGGATCGGCGCCAGGTTGACCCCCAGTTCGCCCAGCACCAGGACGACGGCGATGCCGAGGACGACCATCGAGGCGAAGCTGCGCAGGACCGAGCCGATCGCCTCGGCCCGCTGGGTGCGTCGCGCGGCGATCTGCTCGACGACCTCCTCCGCGGCCGGCGTGCGGCTGCGGAGGGGCCGCAGGATGGTGGGCATCGCCCCGGTCGCCGTGCGGTCGGTCAGCCGTCCGATCGCCCGGTGGGCCAGCGCCCGCGCGAGCAGCGCCAGCACGACGACCAGCAGGATCCGGCCCGGGGTGGCGATGAGCGTCCGGGCGTTCTCGGCCAGCCAGTCCATGCCGGACCAGTCGTAGACCTTCTGGCAGAGCCAGTAGTCGGCGCAGTCGGCGACGCCCGCTCCGTCGTCCGCGGCGATCGCCGTGGGAGATCCGGTCATTACCGGAAGTGTCTCAGGTGGGAAGGACGGCGTCGGTGCAGGCGACGGCGCGTGTCCGGCTGGTAACGGACGGCACGCTCAGCCGGCAAGTCCGGTGTGCGCTGCGAGGAAGGCGAGCTGGTCGGCGGCCAGGCCCACGGTGCGGCTGACGGCCCGGGCGCCATGGCCCACCGACGTCTCACGTCGCAGGAGCACCGGGGCCGCCGAGCTGGTGGCGTGCTGGAGAGCGGCGGCGAGCTTGCGGCCGTGCAGCGGATCGACCCGGGTGTCGGACTCGAAGGTCGTGACGAGCACCGCCGGGTACGCCGTCCCCTCCCGCACGGCGTGGTAGGGCGAGTAGCCGAGCAGCCAGCCGAGCTGCACCGGGTCGTCGGCCGTGCCGTACTCGTCGTTCCAGGTGCGGCCGAGCCCGAACCGTTCGTACCGCACCATGTCCAGCAGCGGCGCGCTGCAGACGACGGCGGCGGCGAGGCCGGGGCGCTGGGTGAGGGTGGTGCCCACCAGCAGGCCGCCGTTGGACCCGCCCATGACCGCCAGCTGCGCGTGCGTCGTCCAGCCCTCGGCCACCAGGTGCTCGGCGGCGGCGGCGAAGTCGTCGAACACGTTCTGCTTGCGTTCGCGCATGCCGGCCCGATGCCACTCCTCGCCGTGCTCGGAGCCGCCGCGCAGGTTCGCCACCACCCAGACGCCGCCGGCGGCGACCCAGGCCAGGGCCTGCGCCGAGTACGCGGGGGTGAGCGAGACGTTGAAACCGCCGTAGCCGTAGAGAACGGTCGGACGCGGGCAGTCGGGCGCCCCTGTCCCGGAGAGCACGAAGAGGTGCACCGGTGTGCCGTCCTTCGACGTCGCGTGCGTCTCGACGACGGTCAGCGGCGGCACCTCGCCGGCGACGGGCGCCTGCTCCCACCCGGTCAGCCCGTCGGGATCCGCGGAGTTCCAGCGCAGCACCGACGGCGGGGTGGAGTAGTCGGTGTAGCCCACCCACGCGGTGGCGCCACCGGTGTGCGGGGCGCTGACGCCGGAGATGCTCCCGGCGCCGGGCGGACGGACGTCGCCCAGCCGGCCGGCGCCGTCCCCGGCCCAGACCGAGAGCCGGTCGGTGGCGTCGACGGCGTGGACGGCCAGCACCCGCAGATCGCCGTCCGGCCCGTCCACCAGCGCGACGTCGGAGAGCACCGCGTCCTCCTGCTGGGGCACGACGTCGGCCCAGGCCTGGTGCGCCCAGGTGGCCTGGTCCGCCGGGTCGGCGACGGCCAGCCGCCAGCGCGGGGTGCCGCGGTCGCTCAGCAGCCACAGCCGCCCGTCCCGGGCCACCCACGCGGCGGTCTGGGCGTCGACGCCCACCTGGAACTCGCGCAGCGCGCCGTCCCCGGCGAGGTCGGCCAGCCAGACGTCGTCGCGCGGAGCGGTGCCTGCCGAGGCGGAGACGACCAGCCAGCGGCCGTCGGCACTGGTGCGGACCCCGTAGTAGTTCGTCGGGTCCAGGCCCTCACCGTGCACCAGGACGTCGCCTGCGGGGTCGGCGCCGACCCGGTGGCGCCAGACCCGGCGGTGGAACTGCTCCTCGCCGGCGGGCACCTGGTCCGGTGCGAGACGGCGGACGTAGAACAGCTCCACGCCCCCGGGCAGCCAGCCGACGGGGGAGTAGCGGCAGCGGTCGACCGGGCCGTCGAGAACCTCCCCCGTGGCGACGTCGAGGACGAAGAGCTGCGACTCCTCGTCGCCGCCGGTGGAGATCTGGTAGGCCAGCCGGTCGCCCTCCCAGGACGGCGACCACGCGTCGAGCGTCGTCGTCCCCTCGGGGTCCAGCGCCATCGGGTCGACGAGCACCCGGACGCTGCCGTCGGCCTCGCGCACCCGCAGCACGGCGTGCTCCTGGCCGGGATCGCGGCGGGTGGAGAACGCCCGCTCGCCGCGCCACACCGGGAGCCCGACGGCGCCCGAGCGCACCAGCTCGCCGAGCTTCCCGGCGAACCGCTCGCGCAACGGCAGGGCGGACAGCACCTCGGCGGCGAGCTCGTCCTGGGCCTGCGACCACTCCCGGGTGCGGGGGTCGGCGGCGTCCTCCAGCCAGCGGTACGGATCGGCGATCCGGTGGCCGTGCAGCTCGTCGACGAGGTCCAGCCGCGGGGCGTCCGGGTAGCGCATTCCCGGCACGCTAGTCGCCGCTCGGGACGGCGAGCCGCGACCGGACGCATCTCGAGTGCGCCAACCCGCCGTTCCCGGGTCAGAATGGGGCTGCCCGCGGGTCGTGCAGCACCCGGCGGTCCGGGGCGTCCGGAGGTGATCCGTGCCGCGTTCCGCGCCCGGGTCGACGTCGGCGGGTCACCCAGGCTCGCGGCGCGACCCCGTCCCGCCGCTCGTCCCCGTGCCCTCGCCCACGACCACGAGCGCCACCCTGCTGCTCAACGCGACGTACGAGCCGTTGTGCGTGGTGTCCAGCCGGCGGGCGATCGTGCTGGTCCTCGCCGAGAAGGCGGAGTCCGTCGACGTCACCGCCGACGTGGTGCACGCCGAGACCCTCAGCCTCCCGGTGCCCGTGGTCGTGCGGCTCACCCGGTACGTCCGGGTGCCCTACCCGGCGTCGGTGCCGCTGTCCCGGCGTGCGGTGTTCACCCGCGACGGGCAGACGTGCGTCTACTGCGGCGGTTCGGCCACGAGCATCGACCACGTCGTCCCGCGCAGCCGCGGCGGCACGCACACCTGGGACAACGTCGTCGCCGCCTGCCGCCGGTGCAACCACACCAAGGCCGACCGGTCGCTGGCCGAGCTGGGGTGGAAGCTCCCGCATCCGCCGCGCGCCCCCAGCGGCGCGGCGTGGCGGCTGCTCGGCCACCGCACCGTCGACCCGCGCTGGCGGGAGTGGCTCGGCGTCCCGGAGCCGGTCAGCGCCTGAACGGCGACTGGCCGGCCGGTAATCCGATCGGCGTCCCGGAGCCGTCCGGGCCGACCGGAACCCCTGCGCCGGTCCTCCGGGACTAGCGTCGCCGTCCGTGACCGCACTGCACGACCTCACCGCCCTCGAGCAGGCCGCCGCCGTCCGCGCGAAGGAGGTCAGCCCCACCGAGCTGGTGCAGCATGCGCTCGACCGGATCGACGCGCTGGACGCCGGGCTCGGTGCGTTCGTCACCGTGACCCCCGAGCGGGCGCTGGCCGCCGCGGCCGCGGCCGAGGCCCGGGTGCGCGAGGGCGGGGAGCTGCCGCCGC is a genomic window of Blastococcus sp. HT6-30 containing:
- a CDS encoding mechanosensitive ion channel family protein yields the protein MTGSPTAIAADDGAGVADCADYWLCQKVYDWSGMDWLAENARTLIATPGRILLVVVLALLARALAHRAIGRLTDRTATGAMPTILRPLRSRTPAAEEVVEQIAARRTQRAEAIGSVLRSFASMVVLGIAVVLVLGELGVNLAPILASAGVVGVALGFGAQNLVKDFIAGIGIILEDQYGVGDVVDLGEAVGTVEAVGLRITRLRDVNGVVWYVRNGEVLRVGNKSQGFAQVVIDMPVAHDTDLERCRAVMQEVADAMYAQAEWAGILLAEPESLGVEQITAEGVFLRLTVRTTNADQWRVGRELRMRLKERFVAEGIRTPVPLLGSVSAAGAGSR
- a CDS encoding prolyl oligopeptidase family serine peptidase, which produces MRYPDAPRLDLVDELHGHRIADPYRWLEDAADPRTREWSQAQDELAAEVLSALPLRERFAGKLGELVRSGAVGLPVWRGERAFSTRRDPGQEHAVLRVREADGSVRVLVDPMALDPEGTTTLDAWSPSWEGDRLAYQISTGGDEESQLFVLDVATGEVLDGPVDRCRYSPVGWLPGGVELFYVRRLAPDQVPAGEEQFHRRVWRHRVGADPAGDVLVHGEGLDPTNYYGVRTSADGRWLVVSASAGTAPRDDVWLADLAGDGALREFQVGVDAQTAAWVARDGRLWLLSDRGTPRWRLAVADPADQATWAHQAWADVVPQQEDAVLSDVALVDGPDGDLRVLAVHAVDATDRLSVWAGDGAGRLGDVRPPGAGSISGVSAPHTGGATAWVGYTDYSTPPSVLRWNSADPDGLTGWEQAPVAGEVPPLTVVETHATSKDGTPVHLFVLSGTGAPDCPRPTVLYGYGGFNVSLTPAYSAQALAWVAAGGVWVVANLRGGSEHGEEWHRAGMRERKQNVFDDFAAAAEHLVAEGWTTHAQLAVMGGSNGGLLVGTTLTQRPGLAAAVVCSAPLLDMVRYERFGLGRTWNDEYGTADDPVQLGWLLGYSPYHAVREGTAYPAVLVTTFESDTRVDPLHGRKLAAALQHATSSAAPVLLRRETSVGHGARAVSRTVGLAADQLAFLAAHTGLAG
- a CDS encoding HNH endonuclease, producing the protein MPSPTTTSATLLLNATYEPLCVVSSRRAIVLVLAEKAESVDVTADVVHAETLSLPVPVVVRLTRYVRVPYPASVPLSRRAVFTRDGQTCVYCGGSATSIDHVVPRSRGGTHTWDNVVAACRRCNHTKADRSLAELGWKLPHPPRAPSGAAWRLLGHRTVDPRWREWLGVPEPVSA